The Planctellipticum variicoloris DNA window CCCCGGCATGAAGACGCCGGGACTCGACGCCTATCGGGAACTGATCGCGGAATTCGCCGTTCTCTGATCGTCACAATGCGGAATGGAATTCGGGTGGCACGTCCCTGAGTCTTCGAAGGGCGTGTCTTCCATGTACTGAGGCCAGAGGAAAACCGCGCCCATCGCAGACTCTGGGCGTGCCACCCCAGTCTCTCTCAACGCGGAACACTCAACCGTCAACGTCCCCTACGGGGCCTGCGGCTTGTCCCGCTCGCGATCCACGATGCAGAAGAAGCCGAACGGCTCCGCGTGCGGATTCCGCAACTGGTGGACCTGCAGCGGCGGGACGTAGGCCACGTCGAATTCACCCAGCACCAGTTCGTTCTCGCCGCTCTGCAGCACGCCCCGCCCACGCACGGTAATCACCACGTGCGTATGAGCGTGCTTCTCCAGACTGGAGTGCCCCCCTGGGCCGATCTCAAAGTACCGCAGATCGAACGCCGTCCGCTCGCCGGCCCGGCCGATCAGCTCAGTCCGCCGGACATCGCGAAACGGCAGCGCGCCGTTTTCTTTGTAGGGAGTCTCCGGTCGTCCCGTCCAGCGGAACTCGGCCATGTGCTGCAGATGCTGCAGCAACTTAAGCGCACCGTTCATCGACGGCAGCTCGCAGGCCGAGACGATCGCCACGTCCTCGGGCGTCCCCAGCCGCTGCTGCGGAAAGACCTGCTCGATCGCCTCGCGAAACTTCGCCGTGCTGAGCGCCAGGTCCGTCGAATGCGACAGGAGCTTGCCGCCAATCAGGAACATGGAATCGGCGCCATAGGCCTCGGCCATGGCGGAAATCGTGTCGAACGACATGCCCCCAGCCGGCGCCGGAATCGCCGGCGCCAGATTCCCCAGCGGCGCGCGGGCGTGATCGACGATCTGCCGGCACTCTTCCCGAGTAAACGAGAACCGGCCCCCCACGTTGGGAAAAATCGTCCCGTCGCAGCCAGCCAGACGGAAGATCGTCCCCAGCAGCAGCCCCGGCTCGATGCCGTGCCCGCGATCCTGAAAATAAACGCCGGAGAACGTCGGATGCGCCAGGAACCACAGCGGGAATTTCGCGGCGAGATGTCGCTGCAGATCGAGTCCCAGCAGCAGCGGAGCGGACAGCACGCCCCGCACGCCGATCCGCACGAGAAACTCGATCCGCTCTTCCAGCTCCCCCACCGGGGCTGAAAGATTCGGCAGGTAGTAACACGGCCGGCCCGACTTCGCGGAACCTTCCAGCACACCCGCCTGGCAGCGTTCGACCCGCTCGCGAAACGCCGCAAAGTCCGCCTCGACCAGGTTGTGATCGTCCTTGACGACGTCTCCGCCCCCCGCCGCAAAATCGCAGGCCAGCTTTGCGAGCTGGTCGGGAGTGGAACCGCGCGGCTTCAGAGCCGTCGCCAGCAGCGGCCGGCCATAAACACCCAGCGCCCGGCGGATGCCGTCGATCCCCGCTTTCGGTCCGGGAAACCTCGCCAGAAACTCCGGCGTCAGCCCCAGCTCCCGCAGGCAGATGCGCGGCTTGAACGAGATGTTGCCGTAGATCAGATTGAGGAACTGCCCCAATCCCCCGTGCGCAAGTTCCTCGGCGTAGTGAATCTGCACATCGAAGGTGTCGGGAACGTTCGCGACGGGAGCAATTCCCTCCACGCGACCGACGATCCGTTCCCGGATGCCGGGATCCGTCACCAGTTCCTCGGGGACCTCGACCGTCTGTTCCAGAGCAATTGCGCGGCTGACCGCATCAACTTCGGCAGGTGGACACTGCACGCGATAGACGGCGGAAAGACAGGCCATATTGGCAGGAATCTCTGGCGGGAGGGCGACCGGCACTGAGGAGCCATAGAGTAACCGCAGTCCTCGCGGAACTTCAATCAACGACCGCTGATCGGTCTCGTCAATTCCTGATTTTAGCCGCAGAAACCTGCATTCCAAGCCACGAGTTTGCGTCAGGGCCACTGCGAATCCACTGAACAACCTGAACGGCCCGGCCAAGACAATTGGTCATGAGTGAAGCAGACTCACACAGAGCCTCCCAAATCCCGCAGTCGAACCGCTCGCGTCGCTCTCGCGGGCGTCCGGTTCAACCGAGTGCCGCCCAGAGTTGACACCCTGGGCTACCGTAATCCACCCCTGCCGCGGATCCGAATCTCAGCCTAAGCCTGCGTTGCCCGGCAGGGGCGATTTACAGTAGCCCAGAGCGGGAGCTGTGGGCGACGAGACGCTCCATCAAAATTGCCACCAACCACTGACAACTGACCAATGACAACCTCCGCTACGCCACCCAGTCATGAATGACATTCCCCGCGACCCCCGTCAGCCGGGCATCGAGGCCCTGGAAGCGATGCGTCAGCTTCAGGTGATTCAGACCGAACAGGTGCAGCATCGTGGCGTGGAAGTCGTTGATGTGGACTGGATGCTCGGTGATGGACCAGCCGATTTCGTCGGTCGCGCCGTAGGTCATGCCCCCTTTCACTCCGCCCCCCGCCATCCAGACGCTGAACGCGGAGGGATGATGGTCGCGCCCCGTCACGCCGCCGCGCCCCTGGCGATT harbors:
- a CDS encoding RuBisCO large subunit C-terminal-like domain-containing protein, whose amino-acid sequence is MACLSAVYRVQCPPAEVDAVSRAIALEQTVEVPEELVTDPGIRERIVGRVEGIAPVANVPDTFDVQIHYAEELAHGGLGQFLNLIYGNISFKPRICLRELGLTPEFLARFPGPKAGIDGIRRALGVYGRPLLATALKPRGSTPDQLAKLACDFAAGGGDVVKDDHNLVEADFAAFRERVERCQAGVLEGSAKSGRPCYYLPNLSAPVGELEERIEFLVRIGVRGVLSAPLLLGLDLQRHLAAKFPLWFLAHPTFSGVYFQDRGHGIEPGLLLGTIFRLAGCDGTIFPNVGGRFSFTREECRQIVDHARAPLGNLAPAIPAPAGGMSFDTISAMAEAYGADSMFLIGGKLLSHSTDLALSTAKFREAIEQVFPQQRLGTPEDVAIVSACELPSMNGALKLLQHLQHMAEFRWTGRPETPYKENGALPFRDVRRTELIGRAGERTAFDLRYFEIGPGGHSSLEKHAHTHVVITVRGRGVLQSGENELVLGEFDVAYVPPLQVHQLRNPHAEPFGFFCIVDRERDKPQAP